One stretch of Serinicoccus hydrothermalis DNA includes these proteins:
- a CDS encoding trans-sulfuration enzyme family protein, which produces MNPQHPELDTRAVHAGRADLTALGVHVPPIDLSSTYPLPDVESGGEAYDQMAGGGRRLEGQSAVYQRLWSPGVARFEEALAELEGGEAGIAFASGMATLSAVLLACVGAGTPHVVAVRPLYGGSDHLLATGLLGTRVTWADAGGVAAAIEPDTGLVVVETPANPTLDLVDLQDVVAAAGDVPVLVDNTFATPVLQRPLELGATLVLHSVTKFLAGHGDVLAGAVVTSEAWAQRIRPVRAVTGAVLHPLSAYLAHRGLQTLPLRVRAQQEGAQVLVRWLRGHPGVEQVFYPGSDGDPTRLIGRQMAGPGAVLAFDLGSYEAAAAVAGSCQLITHAVSLGGVDSLVQHPAALTHRPVADEAKPGAGILRLSVGLEAPEDLIADLDQALLEARLAPREMETASR; this is translated from the coding sequence ATGAACCCGCAGCACCCCGAGCTCGACACCCGCGCCGTGCACGCTGGCCGCGCCGACCTCACCGCCCTCGGCGTGCACGTGCCCCCGATCGACCTGTCCAGCACCTACCCGCTGCCGGACGTCGAGAGTGGCGGCGAGGCCTACGACCAGATGGCCGGCGGGGGCCGGCGGCTCGAGGGCCAGTCGGCGGTCTACCAGCGGCTCTGGAGCCCCGGGGTGGCGCGCTTCGAGGAGGCGCTGGCCGAGCTCGAGGGGGGCGAGGCCGGCATCGCCTTCGCCTCTGGCATGGCGACCCTGAGCGCGGTCCTGCTCGCCTGCGTCGGTGCCGGGACCCCGCACGTCGTCGCGGTCCGCCCGCTCTACGGCGGCTCGGACCACCTGCTGGCCACGGGTCTGCTCGGCACGCGCGTCACGTGGGCGGACGCGGGCGGGGTGGCTGCCGCGATCGAGCCGGACACCGGGCTGGTCGTCGTCGAGACGCCGGCCAACCCGACCCTCGACCTCGTGGACCTGCAGGATGTCGTGGCCGCCGCCGGCGACGTGCCCGTGCTGGTGGACAACACCTTCGCGACGCCGGTGCTGCAGCGCCCGCTCGAGCTCGGTGCCACGCTGGTCCTGCACTCGGTGACGAAGTTCCTCGCCGGGCACGGCGACGTGCTGGCCGGTGCCGTCGTCACCTCCGAGGCCTGGGCGCAGCGCATCCGCCCGGTGCGCGCCGTGACCGGCGCCGTCCTCCACCCCCTGTCCGCCTACCTCGCGCACCGGGGCCTGCAGACCCTGCCCCTGCGGGTGCGGGCCCAGCAGGAGGGCGCCCAGGTCCTCGTCCGGTGGCTGCGGGGGCATCCGGGCGTCGAGCAGGTCTTCTACCCCGGCTCCGACGGCGACCCGACCCGGCTGATCGGCCGTCAGATGGCCGGTCCCGGCGCGGTGCTGGCCTTCGACCTCGGCAGCTACGAGGCGGCCGCCGCGGTGGCGGGCTCCTGCCAACTCATCACGCACGCGGTCTCCCTCGGCGGGGTGGACTCGCTCGTCCAGCACCCGGCCGCCCTCACCCACCGCCCGGTGGCCGACGAGGCCAAGCCGGGCGCCGGCATACTCCGGCTGTCCGTGGGGCTGGAGGCGCCCGAGGACCTCATCGCGGACCTGGACCAGGCGCTGCTCGAGGCGCGCCTGGCCCCGCGCGAGATGGAGACGGCCTCCCGCTGA